The DNA window GGCAAATGATGGTAGTGGAAATGCACAATGGAAAAGTTTGGGAGTATTAAATTCAAACGGTTCGGGTGGTGCCAATACGATTGGGAATGCTGGAAATGGTAGTCCTGCGACTGAGTACGTAACTTGTACAACTGTAGGACAGACCAATCCTGTTCACGTTTCTACCAATCCTATTAGTTGCACCGCATTTTGTCCTGCAGGTAAGCACGTTGTAGGTGGTGGATGTGATGGTAGTGCTTTAGCTGTTACTGCTCCAAATGGCGATCGTACAGGTTGGAGATGTTCTGGATTTACTGGATATAATTCATCGACGATAACTGGTACAGCCATCTGTCAATAAATAAAGAACTATTATAGTAGAGCTATGGAGTCTTTACTTCTTTATTCTCGTATAATTTTTCTGTTTCCTCAACCATCTTGTCAATAGAGAATTTTGTCGCAACGCGCTCCTTGAGGGTATTTCCGTATTTTTTACGATCTTCAGGATGTTCAATCATAAATGATATAGCATGTGCTAACTCTCGGGAATTTTTTGGTTGTATGAGAATACCAGATTTCATATCGTCAATAATTTCTGGAACTCCGCCGACAGGAGTAGCTACGACTGGAAGAGCAGCACATCCCGCCTCTAGAATGGCGTAAGGTAAACCTTCTTTTATTGATGGTAGAACAAAGACAGTAAAAGCCTTTATATGTTCATTGGCATTGTCCAAGTATCCAGTTAAAAATACTTTTTGTCCCAATTTCTTTTCAGCGATCAAGGCTCTAAGGGATGATTCTTCCTGACCATTTCCAATAATGACACAGATAGAGTTTGGTTGTTGTTCGGTAACTGTTACCATTGATTCTATAAGATAGTTGAGACCTTTGTTTGGATGAAGTTCGGCGATTGTTCCTATAACAGTTTTTTTGTAAAAATCTACCAAATCTAGTCCAATCATTTTGGCAATGATTTGCTTTGCTCCATCTACGGATATGAAAGTTGGGGATTTTATACCCGGGTAGATAAGTTTAAGTTTTTCTTTGACACCAGGGAAATAGACAGCTTGATTGTATTCACGTTCTGATAGAAGGATAGTCGTGTGAGAGAGAATCATTGTAAGCCATGAGAAGAATCTAATAGCTATTCTTTCTTGAATAGGACGATTTTCATTGAATGTCCATCCATGTACCGTTGTTATTATTGATTTGACTCTGAGTAATCTACCAGCCAAAGATCCTAGTCCAGCGGCTTTTGGACTGTGTAGATGAATGATATCTGGTCGCTTGTTTCTTATGATTGTAAAAATTTCTTTGAATGAACCAGCATCTTTGCTGGGGGAGATATCACGACCAAGTGAAGCTATTGAAAATGTATAAATACCAGCTTCTTCCAGTTTCTTTTTCAATAGTCCTTCGCCACCTAGAGCGACCCAGACATCGTGACCTTTGTTTTTCATGGCTACAGAAAGGTCAAAAACGTGTCTTTGAGCACCGCCCCAATTGGATTTGGTTATTATATATAAGACTTTCATTCCTTTAAAACTAGCATAATTTGGCTATAATAAAAAGCGGTCCAGACTTGAAAGTTTTAAAAAAGAGTGGTAACGTATGTGTCATGACTTCGGCTTCAAATTCCAGAGGAGTAATGACATTAATAGTAGGAGACCTTGTAACCTACGTTTTTTCTCTTATTCTGACCTTGGCTATTAGATACGGGGAAATGCCCACAAGACAACTTCTCATGAACCACTTGTTGTCTTTTACCATTCTTTTTATAGTTTTTATTTTGGTAAGTTTTAGTGCCGGTCTTTACGATAAACAAGCTGCTTTTATCCGTAAACATATCCAAGGTTTACTTTTCCGTGTTCAGTTGGTCAATATTTTCATAGGTGTAATGTTCTTCTATTTGGCACCAGTCGGTATTGCTCCTAAAGCAAACTTGATTATTTATTTTATTGTTTCAAC is part of the Candidatus Paceibacterota bacterium genome and encodes:
- a CDS encoding glycosyltransferase family 4 protein, yielding MKVLYIITKSNWGGAQRHVFDLSVAMKNKGHDVWVALGGEGLLKKKLEEAGIYTFSIASLGRDISPSKDAGSFKEIFTIIRNKRPDIIHLHSPKAAGLGSLAGRLLRVKSIITTVHGWTFNENRPIQERIAIRFFSWLTMILSHTTILLSEREYNQAVYFPGVKEKLKLIYPGIKSPTFISVDGAKQIIAKMIGLDLVDFYKKTVIGTIAELHPNKGLNYLIESMVTVTEQQPNSICVIIGNGQEESSLRALIAEKKLGQKVFLTGYLDNANEHIKAFTVFVLPSIKEGLPYAILEAGCAALPVVATPVGGVPEIIDDMKSGILIQPKNSRELAHAISFMIEHPEDRKKYGNTLKERVATKFSIDKMVEETEKLYENKEVKTP